Below is a genomic region from Delftia tsuruhatensis.
GAGGCCAAGAACGGCCTGAAGAACGACAAGTACACCATCGCCATGGCCCGAACCGGCGACCCGCACTCGGCAACCGCACAGTTCTTCATCAACGTGGCCGACAACGGCTTCCTGAACCACACCTCCCCCAGCGCCCAGGGCTGGGGCTACGCCGTGTTCGGCAAGGTGGTCAAGGGCGCCGAGATCGTGGACAAGCTGCGTGGCGTGAAGACCGGCCGCAGCGGCTTCCACCAGGATGTGCCCAAGGATGATGTGGTCATCGAAAAGGCCGTGGCCCTTTAATACGCGCCGCGAAGGGCGGCCGCCGGCCGCCCTGTTGCCCATGGGCATGGCCTGCACCGTGTCCATGGGCAACAGTCCACACAGCCGCCCCTCGGGATGCGGCCCTACCACGCCATGACCGCCGCGCCCCGCTCCTGTCCCGCCCTGCCCGCCGTGGCCGAACGGCAGGTTCCCGCGCCATGGAACACGCTGGACTTCATCTCCGACCTGCACCTGCAGGCCGACGAATCCGCCACCGTCGAGGCGTTTCAGCGCTATCTGCGCGCCACGCAGGCCAACGCCGTGTTCCTTCTCGGCGACCTGTTCGAGGTCTGGGTGGGCGACGACGCGCTGCTGGAGCCCGGCAGCTTCGAATCCTCATGCGCGGCCATGCTGCGCGGGGCCGCTCGCCGGCGCCCGCTGTTCTTCATGCAGGGCAATCGCGATTTCCTCACCGGCGCGCAGTTCGACGCCTTGTGCGGCACGGTCACGCTGGCCGACCCCACCGTGCTGGACTGCGGCGGTCAGCGCCTGCTGCTCAGCCATGGCGATGCACTGTGCCTGGACGATGTGGATTACCAGCGCTTTCGCTCCATGGCCCGGTCGCCGGCCTGGCAGGAGGCCTTCCTGGCCCAGCCCCTGGCGCAGCGCCGCGCGCAGGCACGCGGCATCCGCGAAGAAAGCGAGTCCCGCAAGCGCGGGGCCGGCGGGAACACGGGTGGGCACGATGCCGGCATGCCCACGTACGCCGACCTCGATGCCGAGGCCACGCGCAGCTGGCTGCGCGCCGCCGGGGCCGAGACACTGATCCACGGCCACACGCACCGTCCCGCCGACCATGACCTGGGCGACGGCCTGCGGCGGGTAGTGCTCAGCGACTGGGACCTTTGCGCGCGCGTGCCGCGCGCCGAGGTGCTGC
It encodes:
- a CDS encoding UDP-2,3-diacylglucosamine diphosphatase; protein product: MTAAPRSCPALPAVAERQVPAPWNTLDFISDLHLQADESATVEAFQRYLRATQANAVFLLGDLFEVWVGDDALLEPGSFESSCAAMLRGAARRRPLFFMQGNRDFLTGAQFDALCGTVTLADPTVLDCGGQRLLLSHGDALCLDDVDYQRFRSMARSPAWQEAFLAQPLAQRRAQARGIREESESRKRGAGGNTGGHDAGMPTYADLDAEATRSWLRAAGAETLIHGHTHRPADHDLGDGLRRVVLSDWDLCARVPRAEVLRWERGHGLRRLPLARVLEQAAAR
- a CDS encoding peptidylprolyl isomerase; the encoded protein is MSNPQVELHIAGHGVITLELDADKAPKSTENFLAYVNKGHYDNTIFHRIIDGFMIQGGGFEPGMKQKDTDAPIENEAKNGLKNDKYTIAMARTGDPHSATAQFFINVADNGFLNHTSPSAQGWGYAVFGKVVKGAEIVDKLRGVKTGRSGFHQDVPKDDVVIEKAVAL